GGAGACAGACACCTTCGGGAGCCAAGTCCGGATCAAGGGCAAGGAGACAGAGTTCTACCTGTGTATGAACCGAAAAGGCAAGCTCGTGGGAAAGGTGAGTGCTGACATCCTGGGTGCTTGGGGTCCGATTCAGCCAGATCTGGAAAACCGACAAAGCACGCCCGAGGCCCTGTTGGCCTCACCTGGAATACAGGTGTGGTGTGTATCTGGATGGGAGAGATCATCACCCGATTGCCTCTCTTCCTGTTACCATGGTGTTTCTTTGGTCCGTGCAGCAGTCAGGCTAAGGTCTATTTATGGTTGCCACTTGGTGCCAAGAGCCCTGGGTTCTGATGGGGAAGGATAtggagttctgggacagccagctCATGTGTGCCCGGTGTCTGGGAACAGGGAACCTGTAGCCCAAGGGCTGTGACTGAGGAATCATCTTAACTCACTCATCAGGGCTTCATAGTAGCAGCCACCGCCACCGAAACCGCAGCCACCCGCCGCCTCCTCTACCTCAGGAAGCAGTTACTCCTCAGCTGGGGCCCACAGTTCTAGCAGTTCAGGAAGATTTTATTACTTTGGAACAGGCCAGAGAGCCGCATATGGCACATTAGTTTAGGttagtgtgtacacatacatgtgtgtgtgcatgtatgtgcttgcgtgtgtatacatgtgcatgcattatgtgtgcatttgtgtgtgcacgctCACTTGCAGGGCTTGGATACTCCCTGAAGGCTGCCCTTCATCTCCTCTTTATATCCTCTTTATATCTCTTtatatatatgtgcttgtgtgaaGGTCATGAGTATGTTTCTCCCAAAGGTTCAAGAGGAACTTGTCACTCACAGTAGCTCCACAgctaagtcatctctctgtcctctgctctctgtaAGGACTCTCTCTGCGTCTATACTGAACCAAGAGTGAAGCCAGTCTGGGCAGGTGGCATAAGAAATGGACTGCTGCTTAGGAACCAGGTCTCGGGAAAATTGATTTCATTATACTCAGGATTAGGGGAGAATGGTCAGTCCTGTTGAATCGGTATTTGATTTCTTGAGCCTTTAACTCTGTCTGTCCTTTGACCCCTTACCCCTAGGTTGAGGACCAAGGAACACGTAAACATAAATAATGACTGCTTCTTTTAATTGAGCACCTACTATCTCCCAGGCAtcgagcaaaaaaaaaaaaaacaaaaaaaaaactgcagatAATTTTGACAGTTTGGCACCACTATCATTCCCTTTTCACAGGTGGGAAAGCTGAGGGCTGGCCACATTCCCGGGCACTTGTCCCAGGTCCCATACTAGAGCTAGGCGGGATTCAAAGCCGGGTTTGGAAGGGAAAGATTCCAGCCACACACCCATACCAACCCAAACTGCAAAATAATAGTAATCCGCAGAGCCTAGGAGTCGGGATGCCTAGGAGTGGTTTCAATTAGTGATTCACTTTCCGCCGTCGCAGGCAGGTCGGCGAGGGGGTCCCTCAGCGGCTGGGACGGCGGGCATGGGCGGGTGCCTGGTCCCCTGGCCTGGCCCGTCCCCGTCTTGGCCAGCAGTTTCCTGCGGCGGCTGCCCAGCCCCGCGTCAGGCGCTTTGTTCTCCTGCCCGCCTGGGCCTCCTCCCAGACCAACCTGCTTTGAGTTTGAGACTCGGTTTTCCTCTTTGCTCCCTCTCTGCCTGGTGCCCGCGCGCGCAGCCCGGTGCCGCCTCGTGCCGCCTCCTGCCTGCGCTCTTCCCGGCATCCTGACCCCCAGGAGTGCCATCGCGGGGTCAGGAGAGCGTCCAGTCCCCTTTGGCTGCAGCCCCCGCCGCCTCCTGCGGGCTGGCCGCTGAGTCACCGCTTCCACAGGAGCCGGCTCCGATTTCCTGCCCCCTTACCCTCTCTCATTAATATTGGTGATGGTTCAGCTGGCTCAAGGCATAGCAGCGAAGCAGGGCCagtcccctgcctccacctctgcacCCTCTTTCCACCCGAGCTGCATCGGTCACCTTCTGGGCTCAGAGGCTTGGTGACCCTCATCCACTTGTGCTGGGTAGGGTGGGAATTATGCTTTTTGGTAGGCTGTCGATGGCCCCCTCCCTGCTCACCCAGGCTGTGTGGGGAGTCCCCTCCTGGATGGCTGAGTGTGTCTCTCCCTTACAACCTGGGCTTACCCTCAGCCTTTTCCACGTACTGCTGCCCCAACCCTCATTGCCTCCTTGGGAAGCTTCAGGTTTCAACtgatcttctcttccttcctggaCCAGTTTAGGGCTCAGCTTGGGTTCTCTCTGCTGCTCACACCATCTCTGGGATGTGGACTTAGGGCTTCATGCATGAGCTGTTCCAGCCCTATCCTGCTCTCTCCATGGACTCCTCTTCTTGGTTCACCCTCAGTGGTCTCTAGACTTACCTAGCTCTTAGCTAGCTCACAGTCCTCCCTCAGCTGtttatgccccacccccaccccaggccacCTCGCTCACCTGGATGTCACTCCTTGTCCTCAGGACTGCACTTGGCTCCCAGGCGGGAACTCATGCAGAGTCTGAGGGGTGcagaagcagcagaggcaggcacgTTGGCTCTTGCTTTCTGagcctgactcagcctcctgcaGAACGATGTCAGAGAGCCTGGTACCCTGTCCCACTGAACTTTGGGGCTTTGTCTCTAAGGGAGACTCATGCTAGCATCTAAGCAGGCTCTACCTGAGtgtttgtctcttcctccttcccctgtgAAGATAGGTttattctactttattttatttattttttgagacatggtctcctcCAGCCAAGGCTATTCTGGGACTCTGGAATTCCCTGTGTAGTTAAGGAGGACCATAGACTCCTGACCCTCTacttctgcctcttgaatgcagAGACTGAATGCAGAACACCCCAGGTTCGTGGGGTGCTGAGACTGCACCCAGAGTTCTGTGTGTGTCGTGTAGGCACTATATGGACTACCATATAGTGGTACACTACACTACCATATAGTTACCCCCACTCCTACCCCCCCAGTCTGAAGACGGGACTTGACATCACTTCTGCATCCATGGCAACTCTGACCTCTGTTACTTTAGATGGAAAACCTTAGCAGGACGGCTTTCCTCTTTCCTGGCTATAGGTGCCAGCCTTGTGCATCTCTGACCAGTGCAGGGGTCATGCGTTGGGCCCTGAAAACAGCTATTGAGATGCACTAGCCATTGGCTAGAGCCATTcattccttctgtctgtcttgcAGCCCTGCATGCTCTGGTAGCCTGCTCCTGGCCACTTCTCTGAACCATATCCACTTGAACAGAAAGAATTCCTGAGCATCTATCATATGCTAATCAGAATCTCCTCATCTGTCCCTTCTTGTCCTTATGGGAGCAACAGAGCTGCAGAGTCTGTCAGGGCAGGTGGTTAAGACTATTTTAGTTGTAAGTTATTGAAAACTCAATGTTTTCAGCAGAAGGGGATTCTGgctccccccaccaccccaccccaacagagtttaaaaaaaaatatctctctaGGTTTTAGGTGAGGTGTGATCTAGTGATGTCATCAGGATTCAGGTCACATGGAAGGACTGTGACTCTCTTAGGAAGtaagggggtgggaaggaggtgggaggggagggagaattgATTTCCATTAACCTTCCAAGGCTCTGGAGTGACAGGCTGCTCTCTAAAATCTGATGCCCCTGCTTGCCTTGGCCAGTGGAATCAGAAGCTCTGAGGTGGGGTCcaagcattgatttttttttttttaaatgtaattgtaGGTGACTTAGGATCATAGAAGGGATCCAAAGGAGACAAGGTCAAACTCAGGCGCACTCTTAGCCTTTCTGGTTGAGACCATGTTGGAGACTCCGCTCGTCATAGGCTCCATAACTGGTCTCCAAGCGCCTCTCTGTGTCTTGGGGTGTTGGGACCAGCCCAGAGCCCTCTGACATAAAGGTAGATATGTACTGAGCCTGCGTGCTTGATCTGTGCTACACTGTTGCACACCTAACTTTTACTTTGTGTCCAGTTTTAGTTCTTGTCCACTGTGACTCTGCAGGAGGTGTGGAGTTTTTGGGGAAGGGCACCACTCACCCTGCCTCCTCTGTTCTCCCCACGGACTTCTCTAGAACTGGACATGAGACAAGTGTGCTAGGGGTCATTTTCCAGTGCCATGACCTTGGGCACCCCGTTTGTCTCTTTTTAGCTGTTTCCTTTCTCTAGGCAGAGTTGCTCTCGATGATGTAAGAGGGTGCAATGGCATAGTAATGGATGCAGGAATGTCCGGCCTGTGATGAGCAATCAGTAAATACTGAGTGAATGAATAGGGAGGGTAAGTGGGGGTACGAGAGAAGTGGGTAGCTAGAGACTTCCAGAGATGGAGTGTGTGGACCAGGAAAATTCTAACCACAGATGTTCAGTACATGTCTAAATTTACTTCAAAGGACTAGGAAGCTGGGCTCTGGGCTGGGCTGGTTCCAGCATCTTAAGACACAGAGGGGCTCTTAGGACCCAGTGGTGAAGCCTATGATGAGCAGAGATTCTCCACTATGAACTCATTCAGAAAGGCTGCAGGTCTAACAATGGGCTGCACCTGAGTTTGACCATTGCCTCTTGAGGGAAGCGAAGGTGTtgcccagagagagaagaggcagtcATAGGGTGCTTCTAGCGGTGGAGTTACAGAGCTGAGCTTTGAAGGGCAGACACAGAATGGTGTCGTCTAGCTTTTGTTCAGGTTGCTTTGACTCATGCAGAGAGTTGGATGAGGAGCTTCTAGACCTTTTCATGAGAGACCCAGAGCCCAGAAGTCTCTCGCCTCAACTTGCCTTACACATGGTTTCTACCTTCCTTTCTATTGGTCGTACTACAATCAAATGAACTCTGGGCAGTCTACCCAGGCTGTCCTATGGGTATCATTTGTGTCTTGAACCTGCCCTCTGTCTGTCCTTCAGCTGTCTGGAAAGATAGCATTTCCCAGCCTTTTCTGCAGAGTTCAGCACTCTGTCTGCAGGGAGTAGGCTTGCCCTCCTCTCAAAGGTAAATGTCCCTGGAAGCCCGGGCCAGTTTTCCACTTCAAACAAAAGGCTGGAACCCACACCTCAGTCTCCACACATAGCCAGACCGCTGGGCTTCCAACTTGGCTGGGCAGCGGTCCGGAACGAGGAGTGGGCCCGGCCTAAATTTGGAGATGTTCGCTGGAAACTTGTGCTGCTGGATCAGCCGGTCCAACTGTGTGTTTCTCACTCTCTCCCATCTAGCAATCGCTGTTCCAGGAGGCTACAAGCTGTCTCTCCAGCGTCTTTTGTTCAGGGCAGTCCTTACAGAGACACCTGCTCTTGAGGAACAACCTGGAGAGCCCCTCTGTGTGTCAGACTCCTTTCCAAGTGTCATTCCTTGTGTGTCTCTAGGATGCAGAAGTCATTGTATTCTTTTGCCCGGTGAGGGAATCTGAGGTTTTGAGCAAGGGATTGGCCGGCGTGAGGGGTCACAGGATGTGCCAGAGTTCATTTGATTCTTGGCTCCAAAGTCAGTGCCCTTTGCCCTGCATATCTAGTCTCTCAAGACATCTGTTCGGCAACCAGAGACCCCCAAGGATCCCTTACGCACGCAGCCTGTGGAGTTTGGCTATGCTACGTCTTATTTTTGGAGGCTCCTGGCTTGCTTCATAGCAAGTATTAAAGCGTGCCACATCCCACACTGAGTATAGTTTGTGTTGAACTGTGTCGCAGAAGAGTTGAGTAGCTGACTGAATGTCAGATTTTGGGCAGATCTGCCAGGACccgtttcttttacaaatgataGACTAAAACATCAGCTGAGTTAAAGGAAATGAGACATCGTTGGCCCGCATGGTGGTGAGGTAACGTGAGCTGCAGATGCAGCTGGATCCAGAGCCTGAGTGATGTGACCAGGGCTTGGTTGTTTCTTTCACTCCCCTGCTTGGCTTTGCTGCCACAGGGCTGGCATCACTGTGCAGCAGGATTTCCCTTCGTGTTGGTAAAATGGCTGCCCTCATTTCAGCCTCACAAATACTCACAAATGAGTTTAAacccattttcttattttgtttgttttgattcgGGCATTGGCAGTTGAACCCACGTAGCACACTGATTGGTGAGCTTGGGTCACATGTCTGGGAGGGGCTACTATTTGATTGGCTAGATCTAGGTTTCTTGCTCAAGTAGGGATGAGGCAGAGCCTCCTGAGGATGAAGTGGACTTCTGCAAGACCGTGGAACTCTGCTCCCAGAGTGGAGGATGGAAGAAGATGTAGGGGCCTGTAACAAGAGACTCTGCAAATCAGAACGCAGAGATTAGACCGGGTCTGCTGTGCTGTCCCAGCCTGCCCTGTCCCAAGTGCCCTGTGCCCTCTCCGCGGTACTTCGCTCCTCCAATTTCTTTTTCCgtttattttctcttcctggCAAAGGCTCCCCACTGGGTTCTAGTCGGACTTCTGAATCTTCTCCTAGATCTAGCTCTACAATGCTCATGAAGTTCAATTTTAAGCAGAACTCCTCTTGGTATCTGATTGCCCCCATGTCCACCAGACATGTCTGCTCGCTCGTGCCTGTCTTCATCCCCTTCCCCTGGCGCTTCTGTCTTGTGCCTTCGCTGCTCTGTGGCTATAGAGTACATTTGATGCTGTGAGGTTGGGAGTTGACCAAAGCTTCCCTAGACCTGGGACAAACCTGGGTGCAGCGGGTCCAGTACCCAGCCATCACTGTGGTTTTGAGTAATACTTGCTGTGGCACACTTACCAGGGATTATTGACGCGACTTTCTCTGacatcccttctctctctctctccctctcctgcagCCTGATGGTACTAGCAAGGAGTGCGTGTTCATTGAGAAGGTTCTGGAAAACAACTACACGGCCCTGATGTCAGCCAAGTACTCGGGCTGGTACGTGGGCTTCACCAAGAAGGGGCGGCCCCGCAAGGGTCCCAAGACCCGCGAGAACCAGCAAGATGTGCACTTCATGAAGCGTTACCCCAAGGGACAGGCCGAGCTGCAGAAGCCCTTCAAGTATACCACAGTCACCAAGCGTTCCCGGCGGATCCGCCCCACTCACCCCGGCTAGGTCCGGTcacactcaccccccccccccccccagagaacTACATCAGAGGaatatttttacatgaaaaataaGGAAGAATCTCTATTTTTGTACATTGTgtttaaaagaagacaaaaactgAACCTAAAGTCTTGGGGGGAGGGACGATCGGACTCCACTGTTGACCTGAACCCCATGACAAAGGACTCACACAAGGGGACTGCTGTCAACCCACAGGTGCTTGCCTCTCTCTAGGAGGTGACAATTCAAAACTCATCCCCAGAGGAGGACTTGAATGAGAAAACTGACACGGCGAGAAACCAAAGTCCTTTTCCCCCAAAGGTtctgaaagcaaacaaaacaaaacaaaaacaaacaaacaaaataaaaaaataaaaaaggaaagtagtgccccacccccatccctctccctgccctAGACTCCAACAAGAATCGCTCTCTGGTTTgcagtcatttatttattgtccACTGCAAGCTGTCCCGCGACACCGCGCAGGGAAGGCGCCCCTGAGAATTCTCCGCGCCTCGACCTTCCGACGACAGACGCCTCGTCCAATCATGGTGGCCTGCCTTGCCCGCAGTTCTGGAGGATGCTGCTATGGACCTTCCGTGACTCACGTGACCTAGTACACCAATGATAAGGGAATATTTTAAAACcagctatattatatatatattatatatataagcTATTTATTTCACCTCTCTGTATATTGCAGTCTCATGAACCAAGTATTACTGCctcaacaattaaaaacaacccacaaattatttaaaaaaaaaaatccaaaacggTGAAGAGTGTGGTGTTTGGGGATGGGGCTACGGCAGGGCAGTCTCTTGCGCTTCCTTCCTCTAGGTGTTTGTATGAGGGCTGGGGCCATTATCATTCATCTGCTCTTCACTCCACATGGTAGCTGTGTGCTGGGGCACACTGTTCTAGGCATTGAGTGGGGAACCTCAGAGCAGATGGAAATATCTGCCTCAGAGAAATTAGGTTTCCAGTGTCCCTGATAAAGCAATAGACTCAGCCATTTGTTCATAAGCCTTTATAGCCTGGGCCCTGGGGATTCACCTCAGCCCACAGGGAACTTCGCCAGTAGTGCTTCAGATTTATTGCTGCATTGATGTGTTTATCCAGTCACTCTTGCTAAGCGCTGGGAATCCATCACAGTCTGTGGGTTCCAGTGTTTGGTCAAGCTGAGGCTGGAGTTTTGA
The nucleotide sequence above comes from Arvicanthis niloticus isolate mArvNil1 chromosome 6, mArvNil1.pat.X, whole genome shotgun sequence. Encoded proteins:
- the Fgf18 gene encoding fibroblast growth factor 18, with the translated sequence MYSAPSACTCLCLHFLLLCFQVQVLAAEENVDFRIHVENQTRARDDVSRKQLRLYQLYSRTSGKHIQVLGRRISARGEDGDKYAQLLVETDTFGSQVRIKGKETEFYLCMNRKGKLVGKPDGTSKECVFIEKVLENNYTALMSAKYSGWYVGFTKKGRPRKGPKTRENQQDVHFMKRYPKGQAELQKPFKYTTVTKRSRRIRPTHPG